A single region of the Leptodactylus fuscus isolate aLepFus1 chromosome 5, aLepFus1.hap2, whole genome shotgun sequence genome encodes:
- the TMEM230 gene encoding transmembrane protein 230, whose translation MMPSRSNAAATPNSKVKYSKLSDTDDGYIDLQFKRSPPKIPYKAIALATVLFLIGTLLIVIGALLLTGHIGNGGNERAIPVLIIGILVFLPGFYHLRIAYYAAKGYRGYSYDDIPDFDD comes from the exons ATGATGCCCTCACGCAGCAATGCTGCCGCCACACCAAACAGCAAAGTGAAGTACTCTAAGCTTTCAGATACAGATGACGGCTACATTGACCTTCAG TTTAAGAGGAGTCCTCCAAAAATCCCATATAAAGCCATTGCTTTGGCCACTGTCCTGTTCTTAATTGGTACTTTGCTGATTGTGATTGGCGCGCTCCTGCTTACAGGGCACATTGGCAATGGG GGCAATGAGCGCGCCATACCCGTGCTGATCATCGGAATCCTGGTTTTCCTGCCTGGTTTTTACCACCTCCGTATTGCATATTACGCAGCAAAAGGCTACAGAGGTTACTCCTATGATGACATCCCAGACTTTGATGACTGA